A single genomic interval of Arachis duranensis cultivar V14167 chromosome 7, aradu.V14167.gnm2.J7QH, whole genome shotgun sequence harbors:
- the LOC107458407 gene encoding ribonuclease E/G-like protein, chloroplastic isoform X3, with product MDMESMDDEDSHSTNILSENYQPLEEPWLLLSPPFSVSKDRKESNEVETDNTVEEPVKLVDTEKLLPEDSTNVTSKDPVSTVILINSSICTMQRIAVLENDKLVELLLEPVKSNVQCDSVYVGVVSKLVPHMGGAFVNIGSSRPALMDIKQNREPFIFPPFRQKTKKQKLDIKDKNDHESHDADVSDGISDIYSEDGCLKSVHNAYDEHEGEDDFYITEVLKENVNGSLIDDEVEADFEDDIEGSEIHIDETSNSLLGFGMNGSVNSHILQTKDTEKAAHVASEENKWIKVRKGTKIIVQVVKEGLGTKGPTLTAYPKLRSRFWVLIARCDKIGVSKKISGVERTRLKVIAKTLQPKGFGLTVRTVAAGHSLEELHKDLEGLLSTWKNIVEHAKSAALAADEGVEGAVPVILHRAMGQTLSVVQDYFNENVNRMVVDSPRTFHEVTNYLQEMAPDLCDRVELYDKKVPLFDEFNIEGEIDNILKKRVPLANGGSLIIEQTEALVSIDVNGGHGMFGHGTSQQKAILDVNLAAAKRIARELRLRDIGGIIVVDFIDMTDEANKRLVYEEVKKAVERDKSMVKVSELSRHGLMEITRKRVRPSVTFMISEPCACCHATGRVEALETSFSKIEQQICRFIATMDIKADSISPKSWPKFILRVDHHMCEYLTSGKKTRLATLSSSLKVWILLKVARGFTRGAFEVKPFVDDKGEKNQHQAPISMLRSSEASTKKPGQKLTIVPVKKSKARGK from the exons GGATAGAAAGGAATCCAATGAAGTTGAAACTGATAACACTGTAGAAGAGCCAGTGAAGTTGGTTGATACAGAAAAATTATTACCTGAAGACAGTACTAATGTAACTTCAAAAGATCCTGTTTCTACTGTTATACTTATTAACTCTTCAATATGTACTATGCAAAGAATTGCAGTATTGGAAAATGATAAATTGGTTGAGTTATTATTGGAACCTGTCAAGAGTAATGTGCAGTGTGACAGTGTATATGTTGGGGTAGTCTCAAAACTTGTTCCTCATATGGGTGGGGCTTTTGTGAACATTGGGAGTTCTAGACCTGCCCTTATGGACATTAAGCAAAACAGGGAGCCATTTATATTCCCACCATTTCGTCAAAAGACGAAGAAGCAAAAACTTGATATCAAGGATAAAAATGATCATGAGTCTCATGATGCTGATGTCTCTGATGGAATATCAGACATCTATTCTGAGGATGGTTGCTTAAAATCTGTACACAATGCCTATGATGAGCATGAAGGAGAGGATGATTTTTATATTACAGAAGTTCTTAAGGAAAATGTGAATGGTAGCTTGATTGATGATGAAGTAGAAGCTGACTTTGAGGATGACATAGAGGGAAGTGAAATCCATATAGACGAAACTAGCAACAGCCTTCTTGGTTTTGGCATGAATGGTTCAGTCAACTCTCATATATTACAAACAAAAGATACAGAGAAAGCAGCTCATGTGGCTTCTGAAGAAAACAAATGGATCAAAGTTCGCAAGGGAACCAAAATCATTGTCCAAGTTGTTAAAGAGGGCCTTGGTACTAAGGGTCCCACTCTGACTGCTTATCCTAAACTAAGAAGTAGATTCTGG GTGTTGATTGCACGTTGTGATAAAATAGGAGTCTCCAAAAAGATCTCTGGTGTTGAGCGAACAAGGTTGAAAGTTATTGCAAAGACACTGCAGCCTAAGGGTTTTGGTCTCACTGTAAGAACTGTTGCTGCTGGTCATTCTTTAGAAGAGCTGCACAAAGACTTGGAAGGTTTGCTCTCAACATGGAAAAATATAGTCGAACATGCAAAATCTGCTGCTCTTGCTGCGGATGAAGGTGTGGAAGGAGCTGTTCCTGTTATTTTACACCGGGCAATGGGTCAGACTCTCTCAGTGGTTCAGGATTATTTCAATGAAAAT GTTAACAGGATGGTGGTTGACTCTCCAAGAACATTTCATGAG GTGACCAATTACCTGCAAGAAATGGCCCCTGATCTATGTGATCGAGTAGAGCTGTATGATAAAAaggttcccctttttgatgaattCAACATTGAGGGAGAGATTGACAATATCCTTAAGAAAAG GGTTCCACTTGCTAATGGAGGTTCTTTAATCATTGAACAAACTGAGGCATTAGTTTCTATTGATGTGAATGGAGGACATGGGATGTTTGGTCATGGAACATCACAGCAGAAAGCTATTTTAGATGTCAACCTTGCAGCTGCAAAACGA ATTGCAAGGGAGTTGCGATTACGGGACATTGGAGGGATCATTGTAGTAGATTTCATTGACATGACAGATGAAG CAAATAAAAGATTGGTATACGAAGAAGTCAAGAAAGCTGTTGAGAGAGACAAATCCATGGTGAAAGTCTCTGAATTGTCAAGACATGGACTCATGGAAATAACACGAAAGAGG GTTCGACCAAGTGTGACATTCATGATTAGCGAACCATGTGCTTGTTGCCATGCCACAGGGAGGGTTGAAGCTTTAGAGACATCGTTCTCCAAAATTGAACAACAAATCTGTCGGTTTATT GCAACAATGGACATTAAGGCAGACAGTATAAGCCCCAAGTCATGGCCAAAATTTATTCTGAGAGTTGACCATCATATGTGTGAGTACTTAACTTCAGGGAAAAAGACAAGGCTTGCAACATTGAGTAGTTCCCTCAAAGTATGGATTCTTTTAAAG GTTGCTAGAGGGTTCACGAGAGGAGCGTTCGAGGTTAAACCATTTGTAGATGACAAAGGAGAGAAAAACCAGCATCAAGCTCCAATTTCGATGCTGAGATCCTCAGAGGCCAGTACCAAAAAACCTGGCCAAAAGTTGACAATTGTTCCAGTTAAGAAATCAAAAGCTAGGGGAAAATAA